The following are encoded in a window of Thermoproteota archaeon genomic DNA:
- a CDS encoding ERCC4 helicase: MSMATLEYIDKKYITKNSIEKRDYQVNLAAQAINENCIIVLPTGLGKTAVALQIIAEFLAKGTGGVLFLAPTRVLVNQHYEFLKQNLTIDDVSIVTGEDPISKRQKNWNNSVVCATPEIAKNDLDRDIVSPSQFSLVIFDEAHRTIGDYAYSGIAERIIHTSARIVGMTATLPSEKEKATQIMKTLRIQSVAQRSEDSPDVAPYVQQTNTEWINVDLPPQMKAIQTLLNLALDQRYQELKKNGINISDQKSLSALLRIRQFVLNQNRRSAKPLFTAIRITYALNIFEAHGVTSFLRFCERTQKKKGVGVKELFEVDPNFTRAIHLAKAAQKDGIEHSKMIKLKEIIQNSPGKVLVFTSYRDSVDVIHKKLTEMGIECGFLIGKAGETGLKQKKQIETVQKFRDGLYKVLIATRVGEEGLDISEVNLVVFYDNVPSSIRYVQRRGRTGRRDTGKLIVLIAKDTIDETYYWIGKRKINAAKNMGDKMTKALEKEKSGLKNNLDDFL, translated from the coding sequence ATGAGTATGGCTACCTTAGAGTACATTGACAAAAAATACATTACAAAAAACTCTATTGAAAAAAGAGATTATCAGGTAAATCTAGCTGCTCAGGCAATAAATGAAAATTGCATTATTGTTTTGCCAACTGGTTTGGGAAAAACCGCAGTTGCACTGCAAATTATAGCTGAATTTTTAGCAAAAGGAACTGGCGGCGTTTTATTTTTGGCGCCAACCAGAGTTCTAGTGAACCAACATTATGAATTTCTAAAACAAAATCTCACAATTGATGATGTCTCTATAGTTACTGGTGAGGATCCAATTTCTAAGCGTCAAAAAAACTGGAATAATAGCGTGGTTTGCGCTACACCGGAGATTGCAAAAAACGATTTGGATAGGGATATTGTCTCTCCCTCACAATTTAGCCTCGTTATCTTTGATGAGGCACATCGCACAATAGGTGATTATGCATATTCTGGCATTGCAGAGAGAATCATTCACACTAGTGCTAGAATTGTAGGAATGACTGCCACTTTACCTAGTGAAAAAGAAAAAGCAACTCAGATAATGAAGACACTAAGAATTCAAAGTGTCGCGCAACGAAGTGAGGACAGTCCTGATGTTGCCCCTTATGTACAGCAGACTAACACCGAATGGATTAATGTTGATTTGCCGCCTCAAATGAAAGCAATCCAAACTCTCTTGAATCTGGCCCTTGATCAAAGATATCAAGAACTAAAGAAAAATGGAATAAACATCTCTGATCAAAAATCACTCTCTGCATTACTTCGAATTCGTCAATTTGTGTTGAATCAAAACAGAAGATCAGCAAAGCCACTCTTTACTGCAATCCGAATCACATATGCTCTAAATATTTTTGAAGCACATGGAGTGACTTCGTTTTTACGATTCTGTGAAAGAACACAAAAAAAGAAAGGAGTTGGTGTCAAGGAACTCTTTGAGGTTGATCCAAACTTTACACGCGCCATACATCTAGCAAAAGCAGCACAAAAAGATGGAATAGAGCACAGCAAAATGATAAAACTAAAAGAGATAATTCAAAACTCCCCAGGCAAAGTACTAGTCTTTACAAGTTACAGGGACTCTGTTGATGTGATTCACAAAAAATTAACTGAGATGGGAATTGAGTGTGGTTTTCTTATAGGAAAGGCAGGTGAAACTGGTCTAAAACAAAAAAAGCAGATTGAGACAGTGCAAAAATTCCGAGACGGTCTCTACAAAGTTTTGATTGCTACTCGTGTGGGAGAAGAAGGATTGGATATATCTGAAGTAAATCTTGTTGTATTTTATGATAATGTTCCTAGCTCAATTCGTTATGTTCAGAGAAGAGGAAGAACTGGCAGACGTGATACAGGAAAGCTAATTGTACTGATTGCAAAGGACACCATTGATGAGACCTACTACTGGATTGGCAAGAGAAAGATCAATGCTGCAAAGAACATGGGTGATAAGATGACCAAAGCACTAGAAAAGGAAAAAAGCGGACTCAAAAATAATTTAGATGATTTTCTCTAA
- a CDS encoding deoxycytidylate deaminase has protein sequence MSEKFERPNWDEYFMLQAELAKLRSNCMTRHVGAVIVRNNRQLATGYNGTPPGIKNCFEGGCKRCELRMQGKLESGASLDRCLCNHAEANAIMHCAILGIEAGIEGAILYTTFVPCLECTKMAITIGIKKFVCLDSYPETDYDLLKEAGVEIVEINKEKIQYWAQKLFEGYDVKVVPK, from the coding sequence GTGAGTGAAAAGTTCGAAAGGCCAAACTGGGATGAATATTTTATGCTCCAGGCAGAACTTGCAAAATTAAGATCAAATTGCATGACCAGACATGTCGGTGCTGTAATTGTTAGAAACAATCGCCAGCTAGCTACAGGATACAACGGAACGCCACCAGGAATCAAAAATTGCTTTGAGGGAGGATGCAAGCGTTGTGAGCTAAGAATGCAGGGAAAATTAGAATCTGGTGCTTCATTGGATAGATGTCTGTGCAATCATGCAGAAGCAAATGCAATAATGCATTGTGCCATTTTAGGAATAGAAGCAGGAATTGAGGGCGCTATACTATACACTACATTTGTTCCGTGCTTAGAATGCACAAAGATGGCAATCACTATTGGAATTAAAAAATTTGTTTGCCTTGATTCGTATCCTGAAACAGATTATGACCTTCTCAAGGAGGCAGGTGTTGAGATAGTTGAGATTAACAAAGAAAAGATCCAATATTGGGCACAAAAGTTGTTTGAAGGCTATGATGTCAAAGTGGTCCCAAAATGA
- a CDS encoding DNA-directed DNA polymerase I, whose amino-acid sequence MQSQTTEVQNEIRNLPPSLLISASYDNQKKSAVLKFYEPTSQKIILWSDEIGHKPYCFSKLNPEELDFLQERDDVLKIEPVKRLDLLRDEEVTLSKIITADPLAIGGTQSDKSIRNLIETWESDIKYYENYLYDRRLIIGKFYEIVEGKIQPHDVEIPDDVKLALKSLLWDKLQNDSMVDTKQFEEYITEWANLLNQPIPIMKRLSFDIEVEVEIGRIPDPKIAEKKVTAIGFNGTDEFKQIFVLRDPNTEEGKNDLDEDVKIIFFDDEKEMIEAAFKLIQEFPFVVTYNGDDFDMPYLYNRAERLGIKNSDNPLYMMRDSATLKHGVHIDLYRTLSNRSFQIYAFSNKYTDFSLNSVSKALLGEEKIDYGVDLDKLTMYQLANYCFNDARLTYKLTSFNNDILMKLLVVISRIGRMPIDDIARMGVSQWIRSLLYYEHRQRGALIPKREELERRSSGVVNDAVIKDKKYRGGLVVEPIEGIHFDVTVMDFASLYPSIIKVRNISYETVRCPHEECKKNTIPDTNHWACTKKNGMTALVIGSLRDLRVNYYKSLSKQENLTEDQRQQYTVVSQALKVILNASYGVMGAEIFPLYFLPAAEATTAIGRYIILQTIKRCEETGIKVLYGDTDSLFIKNPTREQIQKVIERAKKEHGVELEVDKEYRYVVLSSRKKNYLGVTKSGKVDVKGLTGKKSHTPPFIRTLFYELLEILSKVKSIEEFNKAKSQISNKIAEYGKKVEAKEIPLNELAFNVMISKAPSEYVKTVPQHIRAAKLLESIREIKKGDIISYVKILNKPGVKPVELARQDEVDSKKYMEFLESTLDQITSSMGLDFDTILGKPKQTGLDQFFWN is encoded by the coding sequence TTGCAAAGTCAAACCACCGAAGTCCAAAATGAGATTAGAAACCTTCCGCCTTCATTGTTGATTTCAGCATCATATGATAATCAAAAAAAATCAGCAGTGCTAAAATTTTACGAGCCTACATCACAAAAAATTATCCTATGGTCTGACGAGATAGGACACAAGCCATACTGCTTCTCAAAACTAAATCCAGAAGAGCTTGATTTTTTACAAGAAAGAGATGATGTACTAAAAATTGAACCAGTAAAGAGATTAGATCTACTACGGGATGAAGAGGTCACATTATCAAAAATCATAACAGCAGACCCTTTGGCAATTGGAGGAACTCAAAGTGACAAAAGCATTAGAAATCTGATTGAGACTTGGGAGTCAGACATCAAGTACTATGAGAATTACCTGTATGATAGAAGATTAATCATTGGAAAGTTTTACGAGATAGTTGAGGGCAAGATTCAACCACATGATGTTGAGATTCCAGATGATGTCAAGCTTGCACTAAAGAGCCTGCTCTGGGACAAGTTACAAAATGACAGCATGGTAGATACAAAACAATTTGAAGAGTACATTACCGAATGGGCAAACTTGCTAAACCAACCAATACCAATAATGAAGAGACTAAGCTTTGATATCGAAGTAGAAGTTGAGATTGGACGCATTCCTGATCCAAAGATTGCAGAAAAAAAAGTCACAGCAATTGGATTCAATGGAACAGATGAGTTCAAACAAATTTTTGTTTTAAGAGATCCAAACACCGAAGAAGGAAAAAATGATCTAGATGAAGATGTCAAAATAATATTTTTTGATGATGAAAAAGAGATGATAGAGGCAGCATTCAAACTGATTCAAGAGTTTCCTTTTGTTGTAACGTATAACGGAGATGACTTTGATATGCCATATCTTTACAACAGGGCAGAAAGACTGGGAATCAAAAATTCTGATAATCCACTATACATGATGCGAGATTCTGCAACTCTAAAGCACGGAGTGCACATTGACCTATACAGGACTCTCTCAAATCGTTCATTTCAGATTTATGCATTTAGCAACAAGTATACTGATTTTTCACTAAATAGCGTCTCAAAGGCGTTACTTGGTGAAGAAAAGATCGATTATGGGGTGGATTTAGACAAGCTCACCATGTATCAGCTGGCAAACTATTGCTTTAATGATGCAAGACTCACCTACAAGCTGACCAGTTTTAACAATGATATTCTAATGAAGTTACTAGTCGTAATTTCACGAATAGGTAGAATGCCAATTGATGATATTGCAAGAATGGGCGTATCACAATGGATTCGCAGTCTCCTATACTATGAGCACAGGCAAAGAGGCGCATTAATTCCAAAACGAGAAGAATTAGAGAGAAGGTCTTCTGGAGTGGTAAATGATGCAGTAATCAAGGATAAAAAATATCGGGGAGGCCTAGTTGTTGAACCAATTGAAGGAATTCACTTTGATGTAACTGTGATGGACTTTGCTAGTCTGTATCCAAGCATCATCAAAGTTCGTAACATATCTTATGAAACGGTAAGATGCCCACACGAGGAGTGCAAAAAAAATACAATACCAGATACAAATCACTGGGCTTGTACAAAAAAGAACGGGATGACTGCCCTAGTCATTGGCTCCCTGAGAGACCTTAGAGTAAATTACTACAAGAGTTTATCAAAACAGGAAAACCTAACAGAAGATCAAAGACAACAGTACACAGTTGTCAGTCAAGCACTCAAAGTTATCTTAAATGCAAGCTATGGTGTAATGGGTGCAGAGATATTTCCATTGTATTTTCTGCCAGCAGCAGAGGCAACTACTGCAATTGGAAGATACATCATTTTACAAACAATCAAGCGATGTGAAGAGACAGGAATCAAAGTTCTCTATGGTGATACCGATTCATTGTTTATAAAAAATCCAACTCGAGAGCAAATTCAAAAAGTTATTGAAAGAGCAAAAAAAGAACACGGGGTAGAGCTCGAAGTCGACAAGGAATACAGATATGTCGTTCTAAGCAGTAGAAAGAAAAATTATCTTGGAGTAACAAAATCAGGAAAAGTAGACGTCAAGGGATTAACTGGAAAAAAATCCCACACGCCGCCATTTATCAGGACTTTATTCTATGAGCTACTAGAGATACTATCCAAAGTAAAAAGTATCGAAGAGTTTAACAAAGCAAAATCACAAATCAGTAACAAAATTGCGGAATATGGAAAAAAGGTAGAAGCAAAAGAGATTCCACTAAACGAACTGGCATTTAATGTAATGATTAGCAAAGCACCATCAGAATATGTAAAGACAGTGCCTCAGCACATTCGTGCAGCAAAATTACTAGAATCAATCAGGGAGATAAAGAAAGGAGACATCATATCCTATGTTAAAATACTCAACAAGCCAGGAGTAAAACCGGTAGAATTGGCAAGACAAGATGAAGTGGATTCAAAAAAATACATGGAGTTTTTGGAGAGCACTCTGGACCAAATTACTTCATCAATGGGACTAGACTTTGATACAATCCTAGGCAAGCCAAAGCAGACTGGCCTTGATCAATTTTTCTGGAATTAG
- the tpiA gene encoding triose-phosphate isomerase, producing the protein MFVINCKNYEEIAGENIVKFVKICENIAKKHKIKIAIAPPQHLLGKIASSKVTILAQHVDNTKVGSTTGFVIPELIKKSKVNGSIINHSEHRIPSKDIAELVKRLRELKLISIVCVKDVAEVKKYAKLNPDYIAIEPPELIGSGKAVSTEKPELITQAAKAVHSAKNNTKLLCGAGIVSGKDVSKAIELGSKGILVASGIIKAKNWNNIIDDFARAML; encoded by the coding sequence TTGTTTGTAATAAATTGCAAAAATTATGAAGAGATAGCTGGAGAAAATATTGTAAAGTTTGTCAAGATTTGTGAAAATATAGCCAAAAAACATAAAATAAAAATTGCAATTGCTCCACCTCAACATCTATTAGGAAAAATTGCCAGCAGTAAGGTTACAATTCTTGCACAGCATGTTGATAATACAAAGGTTGGAAGCACTACGGGTTTTGTAATTCCAGAGCTGATAAAAAAATCCAAAGTCAATGGTTCAATTATTAATCACAGTGAGCATAGAATCCCTAGCAAAGATATAGCAGAGCTTGTCAAACGATTAAGAGAATTAAAATTAATTTCCATAGTTTGCGTAAAGGATGTTGCTGAAGTAAAAAAATATGCAAAGCTAAATCCAGATTACATTGCAATAGAGCCGCCTGAATTAATCGGTTCAGGAAAGGCAGTATCAACAGAAAAGCCAGAGCTTATCACCCAGGCAGCAAAAGCAGTGCATTCTGCAAAAAACAATACGAAACTTTTGTGCGGTGCCGGAATTGTTTCTGGCAAAGATGTCTCCAAAGCAATTGAGCTTGGATCTAAGGGAATTTTGGTGGCAAGTGGAATCATCAAGGCAAAAAACTGGAATAATATAATAGATGACTTTGCAAGGGCAATGCTTTAA